In Pseudomonas sp. PDNC002, the DNA window GCACCGCGTTGATCTGGTCCGGGTTGCCGTCGTTGACCGACCAGCCGTTGGCCAGGAAGCCGGCGCCGAGCAGCCAGCGGTCGGTGGCGAGCATGGTGGTCTTGCCCTTGAGAGCGTCGGAGGGCTTGAGCAGGTCGCTCCAGCTGGACGGTGCGGGACTGACCTTGTCCGAGCGGTAGCAGATGCCGGTGGTGCCCCAGGTGTAAGGCACGGAGAAGTGGTTGCCCGGGTCGTACTCGAGCTTCTGCGCTTCGGGGTAGAGATTCTTGAGGTTCGGCACCTTGGCCGGATCGATGTCGGCGAGCAGGCCCTGCTTATGCAGGATCTCGGCGAAGGGGGAAGAGACGAACACCACGTCGTAGCCCTCGCCGCCGGAGGCCATGAGCTTACCCATGATCTCTTCGTTGGTGGCGTGGAGGGATTTGTCGGCTTCCAGGCCAGTGGCCTTCTGGAACTTCTCCAGGTTGTCCGGGGCCATGTAGCCGTCCCAGATGGAGATCACCAGATCCTTGGCACTGGCCGTGGTGGCGGACAGCGTGAGCGCGAGGGTCGCCCCTGCGTAGAGCATGGTCTTCAGCTTCATCTTGCGCACCTGACGATGGTTGTTTTTGTGTGTCAACGGCAGCGGAACGAAAAGCGTACTACATGTCTTTTTTTCAAAATAAAAACCGAACCACTGGCGAAGTCAACCATTTCTTGCATTCTTGTTGGACCACCCACGCTGTGGCATAAGGGGCTCGCCCCGTGCCACGGGCCCGCTGGAGAGCATCGGCTTGAGCAACGTCACTGAGAAAAAACCGCGCACCAACCACCTGGAACTCGCCCGGCGTGTCATCGAGCACGCCCAGGACAGCGGGCTGGGCGAAGGCGACGCGCTCTCGGAACAACAGCTGGCGCGCACCTTCGGCGTGTCCCGCACACTGATCCGCGCGGGACTGGACCTGCTGCTGGAACAGCAACTGGTGGCCCACGAACCGGGCAAGGGCTATCGCCTCACCGCCGACCCTTCCGCCCAGGTGCTCGGTCCCGCCCTGCCCCAGGCCGAGGAAGAAGCGCTGGCCGCCTCGGTGCTACGTGACCGCATGGCCGGACGACTGGGCAACAGCCTCAGCGCCAGTGAGCTGATGCGCCGCTATGACATCAACCGGGTCGCCGCGCAGAAGGTGCTGGCGCAGCTCAGCGAGGACCAGGTACTGGAGCGAGGCGCCGGGCAGAGCTGGTCGTTCCGCCCGCTGCTGAACAACCTCGCGGCGCTGGAAGACAGCCTGCGCTACCGCCTGATCCTCGAGCCCGAAGCCCTGCTAGCTCCTGGCTTCGACCCGGACCTGGCGCGCCTCGCCCTGCTGCGCGGGGCCATGGAAGAACTGCTCGGCGCGCCCATAGAACGCTTCGACGTAGCGCAGTTCCGCGAACTGGATATCGGCTTCCACGAACTGATCGCCCAGGGCTGCGGCAACCGCTTCATCGGTGACTCGCTCCTGCAGCACCAGCGCCTGCGCCGCCTGCCCAACCTGCTGCCGATGGTCAGCGTGCACCGCCTGCAGGAAGCCCTGCGCGAGCACCTGCGGATCATCGAGCAGATCGAGCGCGGCCAGCTCGAAATCGCCGCCGACCTGATGCGCCTGCACCTGCGACTCTCCTTCGCGCAGCGCCCGCAGACCGCCAACCGCGGGATTCCGCAGTCATTCGCCGGGGCGCGCCGCTAAGTATTTTTCACTCACGGTGTTTTTTTTAACGAAAAAATGCAGTATCAGTTTTATGCAGTGCCCGTGAGCAACACCCGGATGTGCCCATGACGCAAAGAACAAGAACCATCGCTTTCTTCCCCGAAGCCAGCTTCGGCGCCGCGCTGAACTGCATCGGCATCGCCCAGGCCCTGCGCGAACTCGGCGCGCGCCCGGTGTTCATCTGCCATGCGCACTTCCAGGGCATCTTCGCCGAGTACGGTTTCGCCGAGTACCCGCTGCAACTGGATTCTCCGCTGTCCGCGGCCGATCACCAGCACTACTGGGAACGTTTCATCGAGCGCAACGTGCCGTACTTCGACCAGCCGCCCCTGGCGCAGATCGACAGCTACGTGGCGCCGGCCTGGGAAGCCATCATCGACACCGCCATCGAGTCGGAAAAGCCGCTGCAGCAGTTGCTCGCCCGGCTCAAGCCCGACGCCATCGTGCTGGACAACGTGGTCAGCTTCCCGGCCATCGCCGCCGCCGGCTGTCCCTGGGTGCGCATGGTGTCCTGCGCTGAAACCGAATTGCCCGACGCCGCCGTGCCGCCCTATCTGTCCGGCGCCAGCAGCGACGATCCGCAAGCCTGCGCGATCTACCGCGAGCACTACCTGAAAGCCACCCAGCCGGCGCACGAGCGCTTCGCCCGCTTCCTCAGCGAGTGTGGCCACCCCGCCCTGCCCGCCGGCCAGTTCCTCGAAGACTCGCCCTGGCTCAACCTGCTGCTGTCGCCCAAGCCGGTGCGCTACGAGCGCCAGAAGCCGCTGCCAGCGGAGCGCTATCTGTACCTCGACGGCTGCGTGCGCAGCGAGGCACCGTACATTCCGCCGCAGTTCCCCCGGCACGACGACGCCCCGCTGATCTACGTGAGTTTCGGTAGCCTTGGCGCGGCAGACGTGGCGATGATGCAGAAGCTGATCGACGCCGTGGCGCAACTGCCCTACCGCTTCCTGATCAACGTCGGCGCCTACCGTGAGCACTACGACACGGTGCCGGACAACGTCTACCTCGACAGCTGGTACCCACAACCGGCAGTGCTGCGCGAGTGCCAGTTGTTCATCCACCATGGCGGCAACAACAGCTTCTGCGAAGCGCTGTATTTTGGCCTGCCCTCGGTGATCATTCCCTACTGCTGGGACGGCCACGACAACGCCCGGCGCGCCGAGGAAGTCGGCGTGGCACGCTACCTGCCTCGCTTCGAGAGCCCGCTGGCGGCGCTGCCCGAAGCTCTCGCCGAACTGCTCGCCGACCAGACCATGGAGCAACGCCTGGCCGCCGTACGCGAACAGATGCAGGCCTCGCGCGGCACCGAAACGGCGGCACGGGCGATCCTCGACATCTGCGCCGACTGAGCCAGCCATTGGCACCTTCGAAGCACCTGCGAATGGCACTCTGCTGCACGCCAATCCATGCGTAAGCTGGACTCCAACCACGCCGGAGTCCTGCATGACCGCCTTCGATAACCAGCCGACCCTGCTCGGCCATACGCTGCAACTGCGCCCGCTGAGCGCCGATGATTTCGAGGCGCTCTACGCCGCCGCCAACGCCCCCGAGACCTGGGCCGGCCACCCGGCCACCGAGCGCCATCGCCGTGAAGTCTTCGAGCCCTACTTCCAGTTCCTGGTGAACGCCGGCGGCTGTCTGCTGATCCTCGACCGGGCAACCGGCGAGGCCATCGGCTGCTCGCGCTACTACCCGGTGCCGGACCAGCCGGACGACATCGGCATCGGCTTTACCTTCATCAACCACCGCTACTGGGGCGGCGCGACCAACCGCGAGCTGAAGACGCTGATGCTCGGACATGCCTTCCAGTGTTTCGAGCGCGTCTGGTTCCACATCGCGCCGAGCAATATCCGCTCGCAGAAAGGCACGGCGAAGCTGGGTGCGGAACTCGCCTACGAAGCGGACCTCGACCTCTCCGGAACGCCGGCGCGATGGCTCTGCTACCAGCTACCGCACGAGCGCTGGCAAAACGGCGCCTGACCGTGAACGCCGGGCGCCGCCTTCTCAGGCTGACTGGGCCGACGCCACTACGTCGTCACGGCAAGCCGATGGGCTCCGGCCGGTCCAGCGCTTGAACGCTCGACGGAAGCCACGGACATCGCTATAGCCAAGGGCCTCGGCGATCCGCTCGATGGGCATGTCGGGGTTGTTCAGCAGGCTGGTCGCACGGGCGCGGCGCACCTGCTCCAGCAATGCGTCGAAGGTCATGCCGTGCTCGCTCAGGCGCCGACGCAAGGTGCGGCTGCTCATGTTGAGGCCGGCGGCGACCTTGTCGATCGGGCAGCCCAGCGGCAAGTCGCGAAGGATGGCGCGCTCCACCGTTTCCAGCAGCCCCATCTTCTGCTGCACCGACGCGGACTCCGCCTCCAGCAGGTTGAGTGCCTGGCGCAACGCCACGGGCTGGTGGCTGGGCAGTTGCAGGTCCAGCCACTGGCTGGCGATCACCATGCGGTTATGCAGGCAGCCGAAGCGCAGCTCTGGCCCGAGCAGGCGCCGATACTCCGCCTCGTAGCTGGGCGCAGCATGGGTGAACTCGAAACGCAGGGGCTGGAATGCGCTGCCGATCAGCGCGCGGTTGTAGACCAGTACGCTGGCGAAGAACTCTTCCACCGCGAAGATCTGGATATCGGCGTAGGGAAGCCGGCACTCCACCTCGATGAAGCTTTCTTCGGGGCCTTCGAGCAGATGGCACACCGTCATGCCGCCGGTGGTGTGCTGGAAGCGGCGGCCAACCTCGAAAGCGTCACGCAGGGTCTTGCACAGGGACAACACGTGGCCGAGCAGGCCGAGGGTGCCGAGCACGTTGTGGGCGCCGACCCAGAGTCCCAGGCCGCGCTCGGGCAGCGCCTCCAGGGCGCGCTGGATCATGCTCACTGCCTGGCGGTAGGAGATGCGCTGCGCCGGGTCCTGCAGCTCCTCGACGGTAAAGCCGAGGCCGAGGCATAAACGCTCGCTGCTCACCCCCTTGTCGCTGGCGACCTCGGCGAGGGTCTGCAACAGGAAGGGAGAAACCAGGGCCAGGTCGAATTGGGCGTCGATGGGAGTGCTGGGCATGTGGGCTGTTCTCGAACCGGGGCGCCTGAAGTTCTTGTTGTGGGAGCCAGTGCACGGCGGCGACATCATAGCGCGTTCGCGCGAATGCCAAGAACGAGCGTAACAGAATATTACAGAGTGCCCAGCAAGCTCGCCGGTGGGCCCTACCGGTAGGTGTCATGACCTTACCCGGAAAGCACCTGAGGAACGAATAGCGGATAGAAAAAACCCCAGGTCATCAGCCTGGGGTTTTTCGTTGGTGCGAGCCCTGGCTCAGCTGTAGACCGGCCAATGCTCGACGATGCGCCCCTCGCGCACCGCCAGCAGATCGCCGAACTGCAGCAGGATCGACTCCGACTGGGTGGGTCGCAGGAATACCTGATCATTCACGTCCAGGCCGACGGCGTGGGAGCCGTTCATCATCTCCTGGTTGGAGCTGCGCCCATACAGCCCGTTGAACTGCAGGCCCCGGGGCGACTCGGGTTCCGCCATCCAGTTGCCGCCGTAGACGAAGAAGGTCTCGCGCAGGTTCGGGTCCCACCAGGAGAAGATTGCCGACTTGTCGTCCAGCGCCGGCATCTCCACAGCTCCCGTGCTTTTGAGCACCGGAGTGGCGATGAACGCGGCCGGCTGATGATCCACCAGCGAAGGCAGGTCGTAGTGAGTCGGCTTGACCAGCGCGGAGCCCACCGATACCTCGCTGCTGGTGCGCTCGTGTTCATGCATGCGGTAGCTCGGGCTGCCGGCGGTGTTCAGCGTCAGGTCCGGCCGCCACAGCGCAGCGTGCTGCGTGCGGGCGTAATCGACGAAACCGTCGTAGAGCGTCATGACCTTGGCGAAGAGTTCCTCCGACGAGCCGAGGATGCCCGGCACGCCCATGCCGACGAAGGGGTCGTAGCCCATGAATCCGGCGAACTCGAGGTGCTGCGGGTTGGCGCCGATCAGCGTGAGCATCTGCCCCAGGGTGGCGTGATCCGCCACGCCGCCGCGGTGGAGGCCGACATCCAGCTCGATGTTGATGCGCATCCGGGTGTTGAGCGCCTTGGCCAGCGCCAGGTACTCCTGCAGGCGCTCAGGCGTGTCCAGCAGCCATTGCAGCTGGGCCTTCGGATCGAAGGGACCGCTGAGGTTCGCGTAGAACTCCTGCGCCGAGCGCACCGGCAGCGGCTTGCCCAGCAGCAGGTCGGCGTCGGGGAAGCGCTCGGCATCGTGGTTGAGGAACGGCTGGTGGAACGACATCATCCGCCGGGTGCCCGTGCGTTTCGAGAGGTAGTCGAGCAGTTGCGGCGATGGCAGGGATTTCTCCACCAGCCGCAGGTGCTTGCCGGTACGGCGCACCGACTGCATCACCACGTCGATGTTGTGATCCAGGCGATCCAGGTCGATCAGCATCACCGGGCGCATCGGCCCGTGCTCCCTGAGTTCGCGGTTCAGCCTGGCGAAATAGTCGGTGTACGGGGCGCCCTTGTCGGAGGGCCGCAGCCAGGCACCCGCGCCCGCCAGCAGAACACCTGCCCCGGCAGCGCCGACGATGAAATTGCGTCGTTTCATGGAATCTCCTTCCTTGTCAGGCCACGCCCAGGATCGACATCAGGTGGGCATTGAGGAACTTGCCCTGCGGGTCCAGCGCCTGGCGCACCTCGGTGAATTCCTTCCAGCGCGGGTAGAGCGGCTGCAGCGTCCGCGCGTTGAGCGTGTGCAGCTTGCCCCAGTGGGGCCGGCCGGCGTACTTCCAGAAGATCGGTTCGACGGCGGCGAAGAAGTTGTGGTGGTCCATGCTGTAGTGCTGGTGCACGGAGATCGAGCAGCTGTCGCGTCCCTCGAACATGCTCAGCGGGATGTCGTCGGCCTTCACGTAGCGGTACTCGATGGGAAACCAGGTGCGCAGGTCCTTGTCGCGGATCAGCTTGAGGATCTCCCGCAGGCAGGCCGGGCCGTGTTCCGCCGGCACCGAATACTCCATCTCGTTGAAGCGCACGTTGCGCACATTGGCATAGATCTCGTAGGAGTCGTCGATGCGATCGTCGAAGCTGGCGATGTGGCGCAGGTTGTTGAGCAGGAAGGTGCGCGCGGCGGGGAAGTCGCTGCCGTACTTGTCGAGATTCTCGATCAGGCTGACGAATTCGTTGCCGCCTTCCTTGGCCGGGTCCAGCGGTGGCGTGGGCGGGTCGGTGGTCTCGTTGAGCGCGATGGACAGCGCATAGTCGGAGTGGGTGATCACCTGCATTTCCCAGTGCTGGTTCTCGCGGGTGTTCTTCTCCACGTCCTCCAGCAGTTCCTCGGTACTGGCCACCCACTGCCGCTCGCGCAGGCGATAGGCCGGGCGGTTCTGCAAGCGCACGCGGGTGGCGACGCCAAAGGCGCCGAGGGAGACCCGTGCGGCGTTGAACACCTCGGGGTGGCGCTGGGCGTCGCAGTCCAGCACCTCGCCGCTGGCGGTCACCAATTGCAGACCGGTGACGCAGGAGGAATAGGAGCCAAAGCCGACGCCGGTGCCGTGGGTCGAGGTGGAAATCGCCCCAGCTAGGGTCTGGTAGTCGATGTCGGCCATGTTCGGCAGCGCCTGGCCGACTTCCTTCAGCGCCGCGCCCATGAGCGACATCGGCGTGCCGGCGGCGAATTCCGCCTGCAACGTCTCGGCGTCGTGGCCGAGCAGGCCGTTGAAGTAGGCGAGCGAGACCAGCGTGCCATCGGTGGGCACCAGGGCGCTGAAGGAGTGAGCCGAGCCGACCGGCCGGACCTTGCCCTGGGCCTGGCGGATGACCTGCACCAGCTCATCGAGGCTCTGCGGCGCCAGCCGTGCCGCTGGCAGGCAACTCTGCCCGCCGGACCAGTTGCGCCAGGGAATCAGTCGTGGGGCACGAGCCAGCTCGGCGGCCATCGGACTGCTGGAAAGCGCCGCGAACGCGCCGGCGACGCCCGCGCTAAGCAGCAATTGGCGCCGGGTGAGATGCATAGTCATCTGGATACCCCTCGCCTATTGGACTTGCTGGCCAGACATGAATGAGATCAGCGCGAGGAATTGTTCTTCCGAGCACTGCATGCACATGCCCATGGGCGGCATGCCCTTGTAACCGTTGATGCTGTGGTCCAGCAGGCTGTCGGCGCCCTGCGCCACCCGCGGTTGCCAGGCCTTGGCATCGCCGGTCTGCGGCGCGCCGGAGGCCGGGTTGGCGTGGCACAGCTTACAGCTGCTGTCGTAGACCTTGGCCAACGCGGGGTCACTGGGCGCCAGGGCGGCGGTATTGCGGGGGGTGGCTGGCGCGGCGTCTTCGCCACAGCCGCCGAGCAGCGCGACCAGCGCCAGCAGGGCGGCCGTCAGCAGCGGTGTTGCAGGTTTCAGCATGGTGCTCCCCTCTTCTACCGCGCCGGACAGGCGGCACGGACTCTTGTTGTCATGGGCACACCGACGTTAAGCCACGCGCCGCTCGGCGCTGAGGGCATTGGCGGCCAACAAGGGGGCAAACGGGGACAGCGCCGCGGCGAAGCGGTGGCGACGATCTGCCAGCCCATGACGCTGCGAGATCGAAAAACGTCGGTGCGACACCTTCCCAAGAGGCGCGAGCGCCCGGCAAGATGGCCCGATTCGCCGCCGCGCT includes these proteins:
- a CDS encoding spermidine/putrescine ABC transporter substrate-binding protein translates to MKLKTMLYAGATLALTLSATTASAKDLVISIWDGYMAPDNLEKFQKATGLEADKSLHATNEEIMGKLMASGGEGYDVVFVSSPFAEILHKQGLLADIDPAKVPNLKNLYPEAQKLEYDPGNHFSVPYTWGTTGICYRSDKVSPAPSSWSDLLKPSDALKGKTTMLATDRWLLGAGFLANGWSVNDGNPDQINAVRDQLIATKKRLLSFDDTTFYSKLASGEALMAHAWDGWCNYGTQANESIKFVVPKEGSDLWVDTMVVLKSSKNPDAAYRFINYMLEPANHAWVAENILYKVPNQAAMATLKPDLLAKYPNLTTTPAELVKQQQLRDVGGSTQKAYTRAVTEIMAAQ
- a CDS encoding GntR family transcriptional regulator, which codes for MSNVTEKKPRTNHLELARRVIEHAQDSGLGEGDALSEQQLARTFGVSRTLIRAGLDLLLEQQLVAHEPGKGYRLTADPSAQVLGPALPQAEEEALAASVLRDRMAGRLGNSLSASELMRRYDINRVAAQKVLAQLSEDQVLERGAGQSWSFRPLLNNLAALEDSLRYRLILEPEALLAPGFDPDLARLALLRGAMEELLGAPIERFDVAQFRELDIGFHELIAQGCGNRFIGDSLLQHQRLRRLPNLLPMVSVHRLQEALREHLRIIEQIERGQLEIAADLMRLHLRLSFAQRPQTANRGIPQSFAGARR
- a CDS encoding glycosyltransferase, which encodes MTQRTRTIAFFPEASFGAALNCIGIAQALRELGARPVFICHAHFQGIFAEYGFAEYPLQLDSPLSAADHQHYWERFIERNVPYFDQPPLAQIDSYVAPAWEAIIDTAIESEKPLQQLLARLKPDAIVLDNVVSFPAIAAAGCPWVRMVSCAETELPDAAVPPYLSGASSDDPQACAIYREHYLKATQPAHERFARFLSECGHPALPAGQFLEDSPWLNLLLSPKPVRYERQKPLPAERYLYLDGCVRSEAPYIPPQFPRHDDAPLIYVSFGSLGAADVAMMQKLIDAVAQLPYRFLINVGAYREHYDTVPDNVYLDSWYPQPAVLRECQLFIHHGGNNSFCEALYFGLPSVIIPYCWDGHDNARRAEEVGVARYLPRFESPLAALPEALAELLADQTMEQRLAAVREQMQASRGTETAARAILDICAD
- a CDS encoding GNAT family N-acetyltransferase; its protein translation is MTAFDNQPTLLGHTLQLRPLSADDFEALYAAANAPETWAGHPATERHRREVFEPYFQFLVNAGGCLLILDRATGEAIGCSRYYPVPDQPDDIGIGFTFINHRYWGGATNRELKTLMLGHAFQCFERVWFHIAPSNIRSQKGTAKLGAELAYEADLDLSGTPARWLCYQLPHERWQNGA
- a CDS encoding AraC family transcriptional regulator, whose amino-acid sequence is MPSTPIDAQFDLALVSPFLLQTLAEVASDKGVSSERLCLGLGFTVEELQDPAQRISYRQAVSMIQRALEALPERGLGLWVGAHNVLGTLGLLGHVLSLCKTLRDAFEVGRRFQHTTGGMTVCHLLEGPEESFIEVECRLPYADIQIFAVEEFFASVLVYNRALIGSAFQPLRFEFTHAAPSYEAEYRRLLGPELRFGCLHNRMVIASQWLDLQLPSHQPVALRQALNLLEAESASVQQKMGLLETVERAILRDLPLGCPIDKVAAGLNMSSRTLRRRLSEHGMTFDALLEQVRRARATSLLNNPDMPIERIAEALGYSDVRGFRRAFKRWTGRSPSACRDDVVASAQSA
- a CDS encoding DSD1 family PLP-dependent enzyme, giving the protein MRPSDKGAPYTDYFARLNRELREHGPMRPVMLIDLDRLDHNIDVVMQSVRRTGKHLRLVEKSLPSPQLLDYLSKRTGTRRMMSFHQPFLNHDAERFPDADLLLGKPLPVRSAQEFYANLSGPFDPKAQLQWLLDTPERLQEYLALAKALNTRMRINIELDVGLHRGGVADHATLGQMLTLIGANPQHLEFAGFMGYDPFVGMGVPGILGSSEELFAKVMTLYDGFVDYARTQHAALWRPDLTLNTAGSPSYRMHEHERTSSEVSVGSALVKPTHYDLPSLVDHQPAAFIATPVLKSTGAVEMPALDDKSAIFSWWDPNLRETFFVYGGNWMAEPESPRGLQFNGLYGRSSNQEMMNGSHAVGLDVNDQVFLRPTQSESILLQFGDLLAVREGRIVEHWPVYS
- a CDS encoding D-arabinono-1,4-lactone oxidase, which codes for MHLTRRQLLLSAGVAGAFAALSSSPMAAELARAPRLIPWRNWSGGQSCLPAARLAPQSLDELVQVIRQAQGKVRPVGSAHSFSALVPTDGTLVSLAYFNGLLGHDAETLQAEFAAGTPMSLMGAALKEVGQALPNMADIDYQTLAGAISTSTHGTGVGFGSYSSCVTGLQLVTASGEVLDCDAQRHPEVFNAARVSLGAFGVATRVRLQNRPAYRLRERQWVASTEELLEDVEKNTRENQHWEMQVITHSDYALSIALNETTDPPTPPLDPAKEGGNEFVSLIENLDKYGSDFPAARTFLLNNLRHIASFDDRIDDSYEIYANVRNVRFNEMEYSVPAEHGPACLREILKLIRDKDLRTWFPIEYRYVKADDIPLSMFEGRDSCSISVHQHYSMDHHNFFAAVEPIFWKYAGRPHWGKLHTLNARTLQPLYPRWKEFTEVRQALDPQGKFLNAHLMSILGVA
- a CDS encoding c-type cytochrome — protein: MLKPATPLLTAALLALVALLGGCGEDAAPATPRNTAALAPSDPALAKVYDSSCKLCHANPASGAPQTGDAKAWQPRVAQGADSLLDHSINGYKGMPPMGMCMQCSEEQFLALISFMSGQQVQ